From bacterium, one genomic window encodes:
- a CDS encoding SUMF1/EgtB/PvdO family nonheme iron enzyme has protein sequence MPCLAVRRLPCAVACVGLACCLAAATARAQEAAPDLEAMLEMVPVAPGSFLMGSPPTEPDRRGDETRHRVTLTRPFYIGAREVTQYLWSEVMGYDRSYNAGCADCPVENVTWFEAVEFCNRLSLRLQLEPAYAIDGAEVTWRRDAAGVRLPTEAEWEYVFRAGTESPFPTGTCLSADQENLNGYLPWAECGESMWRGQTIPVGELPAGPSGTYDMGGNVAEWCWDVYVPHAPGPVTDPTGPASGADRVQRGGAFNAGMTHARSAARLGVAAGVRSVYRGLRLALTPPPAPEGPK, from the coding sequence GTGCCTTGCCTCGCCGTCCGCCGCCTGCCTTGCGCCGTCGCCTGCGTCGGTCTGGCCTGCTGCCTGGCCGCGGCGACCGCCCGGGCCCAGGAAGCCGCCCCCGACCTCGAGGCCATGCTCGAGATGGTGCCGGTGGCCCCCGGCTCGTTCCTCATGGGCAGTCCCCCGACCGAGCCCGACCGCCGCGGCGACGAGACCCGCCACCGCGTCACCCTGACGCGCCCCTTCTACATCGGGGCCCGCGAGGTGACGCAGTACCTGTGGTCCGAGGTGATGGGCTACGACCGCAGCTACAACGCCGGCTGCGCCGACTGCCCCGTGGAGAACGTCACCTGGTTCGAGGCCGTCGAGTTCTGCAATCGCCTCTCGCTCCGCCTGCAGCTCGAGCCCGCCTACGCCATCGACGGGGCCGAGGTGACCTGGCGCCGCGACGCCGCCGGCGTGCGCCTGCCCACCGAGGCCGAGTGGGAGTACGTCTTCCGCGCCGGCACCGAGTCGCCCTTTCCCACGGGCACCTGTCTGAGCGCCGACCAGGAGAACCTGAACGGCTACCTGCCCTGGGCCGAGTGCGGGGAGAGCATGTGGCGCGGCCAGACGATCCCCGTCGGCGAGCTGCCGGCCGGACCTTCGGGCACCTACGACATGGGCGGCAACGTGGCCGAGTGGTGCTGGGACGTGTACGTCCCCCACGCACCGGGCCCCGTCACCGACCCGACCGGCCCCGCGTCCGGGGCCGACCGGGTGCAGCGCGGCGGCGCCTTCAACGCGGGCATGACCCACGCGCGCAGCGCCGCCCGGCTCGGTGTCGCGGCGGGGGTGCGCTCGGTCTATCGGGGCCTGCGCCTGGCCCTGACGCCGCCGCCCGCGCCGGAAGGGCCGAAATGA